One Rhodothermales bacterium DNA segment encodes these proteins:
- a CDS encoding TetR/AcrR family transcriptional regulator translates to MDERRTDKAHFRRSILDAARVLLHRGGYAGLSMRNIARSIGYSATSIYLYFENKEALFNALIDEGMALLYEDLGAAWQAAAGDVDAQFQELCARYIRFGLRWPEYYEIMFLLHPERNARFPKDMYRRARRNLDFMVDVLREGRRQGVFQVDDIRVAASAIWASLHGAVSLLLAQRVDVGIPHEAFIDSIVHQQVRAVRVPSPVTTV, encoded by the coding sequence ATGGACGAGAGACGAACCGATAAGGCCCATTTCCGGCGGTCCATCCTGGACGCCGCGCGCGTATTGCTCCACCGGGGAGGATACGCCGGGCTGTCCATGCGCAATATCGCGCGTTCCATCGGGTACAGCGCCACCAGCATCTACCTGTACTTCGAGAACAAGGAAGCCCTGTTTAATGCGCTGATCGACGAGGGCATGGCGTTGCTCTACGAGGATCTCGGCGCGGCATGGCAGGCTGCCGCCGGCGACGTGGACGCGCAGTTCCAGGAGCTTTGCGCGCGGTACATCCGGTTCGGACTGCGCTGGCCGGAATATTACGAGATCATGTTTCTGCTCCACCCCGAGCGCAACGCGCGGTTTCCGAAAGACATGTACCGGCGGGCGCGGCGAAATCTGGATTTTATGGTCGACGTGCTCCGCGAGGGGAGGCGTCAGGGGGTGTTTCAGGTGGATGATATCCGCGTGGCGGCGAGCGCGATATGGGCGTCGCTGCACGGGGCCGTGTCGCTGCTGCTGGCGCAGCGGGTCGATGTCGGCATCCCGCACGAGGCGTTTATCGATTCGATCGTCCACCAGCAGGTTCGGGCGGTGAGGGTTCCGTCTCCCGTGACCACGGTGTAA
- a CDS encoding HAMP domain-containing sensor histidine kinase, which translates to RITVRPPWYRTGWAYALWIRAGGVMLAGGVRFGVHLQTRRLAARNRMLGRLVDEQTAEINAQKRSLEEVVVSLEAAYEEVQTVNENLLNTNHALEERTDQLHQALEANKEILGITAHDLKNPLGGIIGLAEMILEDARADASLAYESVEDNLPLLKDEAERVLQIIKDLLDRHREGEELQLRKARVDLGGIITSVVRWNTKQAVDKGISLHADIEEPILVEVDEVSIQRVLDNYVSNAIKYSPPQRNVWIEIARGAASDTPPVIRVSVRDEGPGLTEEDKQKVFGKMQRLSAKPTRGEHSTGLGLYIVKQLVEAHGGRVGVESEPGKGATFWFSLPAG; encoded by the coding sequence TCGCATCACGGTGCGGCCGCCCTGGTATCGTACCGGATGGGCCTACGCGCTCTGGATCCGGGCGGGCGGCGTTATGCTGGCTGGAGGGGTGCGCTTCGGCGTCCACTTGCAGACACGCCGTCTGGCTGCGCGAAACCGCATGCTGGGCCGGCTGGTCGACGAACAAACCGCCGAAATTAACGCCCAGAAGCGATCGCTCGAGGAGGTTGTTGTATCGCTCGAAGCCGCGTATGAGGAGGTTCAGACGGTCAACGAAAACCTCCTGAACACCAACCATGCGCTGGAAGAGCGTACCGATCAACTCCATCAGGCGCTGGAAGCCAACAAGGAGATTCTGGGGATCACGGCGCATGACCTCAAAAACCCCCTCGGGGGAATCATTGGCCTGGCGGAGATGATCCTGGAAGACGCGAGGGCGGACGCCAGCCTGGCGTACGAATCGGTGGAGGACAATCTTCCCCTGTTGAAAGATGAGGCAGAACGGGTGCTCCAGATCATCAAGGATCTGCTGGACAGGCATCGCGAGGGCGAGGAATTGCAACTTCGAAAAGCCCGGGTCGACCTGGGGGGCATCATAACATCGGTGGTTCGATGGAACACGAAGCAGGCCGTCGACAAGGGCATTTCACTCCATGCCGATATCGAGGAGCCCATCCTCGTCGAAGTAGACGAAGTCTCGATCCAGCGCGTGCTGGACAACTACGTATCCAACGCTATAAAATACAGTCCCCCCCAGCGCAACGTCTGGATTGAGATCGCCCGTGGCGCGGCGTCGGATACCCCTCCGGTCATCCGGGTCTCGGTGCGGGATGAGGGTCCCGGCCTCACGGAGGAGGACAAGCAGAAGGTCTTCGGCAAGATGCAGCGACTCAGTGCGAAACCGACGCGCGGCGAGCATTCTACGGGTCTGGGGCTGTACATCGTCAAGCAACTGGTGGAGGCGCACGGGGGACGCGTCGGGGTGGAAAGCGAGCCCGGGAAGGGGGCGACGTTCTGGTTCAGCCTGCCGGCGGGATGA